In Spirochaeta thermophila DSM 6578, the following proteins share a genomic window:
- a CDS encoding GNAT family N-acetyltransferase, with translation MSVVPLDLRDETLRRWVTDLLTRREWECVYLSSRTLVEAEACPGRRLWGIFRDGRLGGVILLDHGSLFPYLPEVGYLEPDEEAALRSEIRREGNRCLGLLSEVEKLLPLFASPPEVFREYDLMLRTRTSPPPEPAVPLVIRPALASDIPALYQLQEGYEKEEVLYDPRLFSPLHCFATIRHLLRDQILYLACTGDTVVAKAGTNARGLTVDQVGGVYTLPAWRGKRIAQALVHTISRTSETLGKKVCLFVRKGHTIARHAYEKVGFEVVGEFGIAYF, from the coding sequence ATGTCCGTCGTTCCACTGGATCTCAGGGACGAGACACTCAGACGATGGGTCACGGACCTCCTCACCCGACGGGAGTGGGAGTGTGTGTACCTATCCTCTCGCACCCTCGTGGAGGCCGAAGCGTGCCCAGGACGCCGCCTCTGGGGCATTTTCCGAGACGGGAGACTCGGAGGAGTCATCCTCCTCGATCACGGGAGTCTCTTCCCCTACCTCCCGGAGGTCGGGTACCTCGAGCCGGACGAGGAGGCCGCACTCCGAAGCGAGATCCGGCGAGAGGGAAACCGTTGCCTGGGCCTCCTCTCCGAAGTAGAGAAGCTGCTTCCGCTCTTCGCCTCTCCTCCCGAAGTGTTCAGGGAATACGACCTCATGCTTCGAACCCGGACATCTCCTCCTCCGGAACCCGCCGTCCCTCTCGTCATACGACCCGCTCTCGCCTCCGACATACCCGCCCTCTACCAGCTCCAAGAAGGATACGAAAAAGAGGAAGTCCTCTACGATCCCCGTCTCTTCTCCCCGCTCCACTGTTTCGCCACCATACGGCACCTCCTGCGGGATCAGATCCTCTACCTGGCCTGTACAGGAGACACCGTCGTGGCCAAGGCCGGCACCAATGCCCGAGGGCTCACCGTGGACCAGGTGGGAGGAGTCTACACCCTTCCCGCATGGCGGGGAAAGAGGATAGCCCAGGCGTTGGTTCACACCATTTCGCGCACGAGTGAAACTTTAGGGAAAAAAGTGTGTTTATTTGTTCGAAAGGGTCATACCATCGCGCGGCACGCCTATGAAAAGGTGGGATTCGAGGTGGTGGGAGAATTCGGTATCGCATACTTCTAG
- a CDS encoding NAD(P)H-hydrate dehydratase — MRPLVSVEGARRVDARTREEYGVPELVLMEQAGMRLHEVFREVAGEDGPVVYVCGSGNNGGDAMVMARWAWLEGRRDVRLVLRARRFSEAGRVQARVLERLGVPVLVWEEEREEVRRVCREAGWVVEGVLGVGARGGLAEDVAELFRVVGESGARVFSVDVPGGVGCEGGVRADVTAMVGVGKWEVLVPAWREWAGELRVVPIGFPPEVVREEAEGWWLGPGDVGGLVGRVRAASHKGERGRVGVWAGSRGLAGAALLSARAAARTPAGLVYLCCDEEVYGLLGGLGGGVVVRPGDEGVRVDAAVVGPGWGRGEGRVGQLAAILGRCGRGVIDADGLEALARLRDGEGRLDLGGRWVLTPHPGECARLAGCTVEEVLGAPGRVCGELARGLGAVVVLKAHTTWVVAPSGRVWVYDGMCAPLGTGGAGDVLAGVIGGLLAHGVGVEEAACAGVVAHGEAGRRLFARRGWFGAEDLVGEVGTILKDLGVDYG; from the coding sequence ATGAGGCCGCTCGTTTCCGTGGAGGGTGCCCGGCGGGTGGATGCCCGGACCCGGGAGGAGTATGGGGTGCCTGAGCTGGTGCTCATGGAGCAGGCGGGGATGCGGCTCCATGAGGTGTTCCGGGAGGTGGCGGGGGAGGATGGGCCTGTGGTGTATGTGTGCGGGTCGGGGAACAATGGGGGGGATGCGATGGTGATGGCGCGGTGGGCGTGGTTGGAGGGAAGGAGGGATGTGCGGCTGGTCCTCAGGGCGCGGCGGTTCTCGGAGGCGGGGAGGGTCCAGGCGAGGGTGCTCGAGCGGTTGGGGGTGCCCGTGCTGGTGTGGGAGGAGGAGAGGGAGGAGGTGAGGCGGGTGTGCAGGGAGGCGGGGTGGGTGGTGGAGGGGGTGTTGGGGGTGGGGGCGAGGGGGGGGCTCGCGGAGGATGTGGCGGAGTTGTTCAGGGTGGTGGGGGAGAGTGGGGCGAGGGTGTTTTCGGTGGATGTGCCCGGCGGGGTGGGTTGTGAGGGGGGGGTGAGGGCGGATGTGACGGCGATGGTGGGGGTGGGGAAGTGGGAGGTGTTGGTGCCGGCGTGGCGGGAGTGGGCGGGGGAGCTCCGGGTGGTGCCGATAGGGTTTCCTCCGGAGGTGGTGAGGGAGGAGGCCGAGGGATGGTGGCTCGGGCCGGGGGATGTGGGGGGGCTGGTGGGGAGGGTGCGGGCGGCGTCGCACAAGGGGGAGAGGGGGCGTGTGGGGGTGTGGGCGGGGAGCAGGGGTCTGGCGGGTGCGGCGTTGCTCTCGGCGAGGGCTGCGGCGAGGACGCCTGCAGGACTGGTCTACCTCTGTTGCGACGAGGAGGTGTACGGGCTTCTGGGGGGGCTGGGGGGTGGGGTGGTGGTGCGGCCGGGCGATGAGGGGGTGCGGGTGGATGCGGCGGTGGTGGGGCCGGGGTGGGGAAGGGGGGAGGGACGGGTGGGGCAGCTGGCCGCGATCCTCGGGCGTTGCGGGAGGGGGGTGATCGATGCGGATGGGCTCGAGGCCCTCGCCCGGTTGCGGGACGGGGAGGGCCGGCTCGATCTGGGTGGGAGGTGGGTGCTCACGCCGCATCCCGGAGAGTGCGCGCGTCTTGCAGGGTGTACGGTGGAGGAGGTGCTCGGCGCGCCTGGGCGGGTGTGCGGGGAGCTCGCGCGGGGGTTGGGTGCGGTGGTGGTCCTGAAGGCGCACACCACGTGGGTGGTGGCGCCTTCGGGAAGGGTGTGGGTGTACGACGGGATGTGCGCGCCGTTGGGGACGGGAGGGGCGGGAGACGTGCTGGCCGGGGTGATAGGGGGGCTGCTGGCGCATGGGGTGGGGGTGGAGGAGGCGGCGTGTGCGGGGGTGGTGGCGCATGGGGAGGCGGGGAGGCGCTTGTTCGCGCGCAGGGGATGGTTCGGAGCGGAGGATCTGGTGGGGGAGGTGGGGACCATCTTGAAGGATCTGGGGGTGGACTATGGTTGA
- a CDS encoding glucose-1-phosphate adenylyltransferase, with protein sequence MENVLTIILGGGKGTRLYPLTKERSKPAVPFAARYRIVDIPLSNSINSGFRKVYVLTQFNSASLHLHLAQTYQFDSFSRGFVEILAAEQGFSHAGWYEGTADAVRKNLHHFRTQNPSHYLILSGDQLYRMDLREFFRFHVERDADITLAVTPVRREDIGRYGIIVSNESHRVKAFEEKPDPRGETEHLKSSQIVPPSHREQGKHYLASMGIYLFKAEVLEKMMEGPYTDFGKELIPAAVREYAVYSHVFTGFWVDIGTIRSFYETHLALATEYPEFDLYDETSPIYTRMRHLPPCKFLNTKIDTSLVGEGCIIKNASISRSVIGIRTVIRDHSVLEGVVCMGADLYETPAQKEENVRKGIPHIGIGRNCHIKNAIIDKNTRIGDNCRIGVDPKERRNGDYGSYHIRDNIIVITKNQVIPSGTVI encoded by the coding sequence TTGGAAAACGTGCTCACCATCATCCTCGGGGGAGGGAAGGGGACGCGCTTGTACCCCCTCACCAAGGAGCGTTCGAAACCCGCCGTGCCCTTCGCAGCGCGGTATCGTATCGTGGACATCCCCCTCTCCAACAGCATCAATTCCGGGTTCAGGAAGGTGTACGTCCTCACCCAGTTCAACTCCGCATCACTGCACCTCCACCTCGCCCAGACCTATCAGTTCGACAGCTTCAGCAGGGGCTTCGTGGAGATCCTCGCCGCGGAACAGGGCTTTTCCCACGCAGGCTGGTATGAGGGCACCGCCGACGCGGTACGGAAGAACCTCCACCACTTCAGGACGCAAAACCCCTCCCACTACCTCATCCTCTCCGGCGACCAGCTCTACCGGATGGACCTGAGGGAGTTCTTCAGGTTCCATGTGGAGCGCGACGCCGACATCACTCTCGCCGTAACCCCGGTCCGGAGGGAAGACATCGGACGCTACGGGATCATCGTGAGCAACGAGTCCCACAGGGTGAAGGCCTTCGAGGAGAAGCCCGATCCGAGGGGAGAGACCGAACATCTCAAGAGCTCGCAGATCGTGCCGCCTTCCCACAGGGAACAGGGGAAACACTACCTCGCATCCATGGGCATCTACCTCTTCAAGGCGGAAGTACTCGAGAAGATGATGGAGGGCCCCTACACCGACTTCGGGAAGGAACTCATCCCGGCTGCGGTGAGGGAATATGCGGTCTACTCCCACGTCTTCACCGGGTTCTGGGTCGATATCGGGACCATACGATCGTTCTACGAGACACACCTCGCCCTTGCCACCGAGTATCCGGAGTTCGACCTCTACGACGAGACCTCCCCCATCTACACCCGGATGAGACACCTCCCCCCCTGCAAGTTTCTCAATACGAAGATCGACACCTCGCTGGTAGGCGAAGGGTGCATCATAAAGAACGCCTCGATCAGCCGTTCGGTCATCGGGATAAGGACCGTGATACGAGACCACTCGGTACTCGAAGGAGTGGTGTGCATGGGGGCCGATCTCTACGAGACACCCGCCCAGAAAGAGGAAAATGTACGGAAGGGGATCCCCCATATCGGAATAGGGCGGAACTGTCACATAAAGAACGCCATCATCGACAAGAACACCCGCATCGGAGACAACTGCAGGATAGGGGTGGATCCAAAGGAACGGAGGAACGGCGACTACGGGAGCTATCACATCCGCGACAACATCATCGTGATCACCAAGAACCAGGTCATCCCGTCCGGCACGGTGATCTAG
- the flgK gene encoding flagellar hook-associated protein FlgK, translated as MHSTFMSIEIGKRGLLAHTQGLATVGHNMSNASVEGYSRQRVNFEAMDPLYMPGLNREETPGQIGQGVSIQSIERIRDEILEGRIAAQTNVGGYWETRNSYLLMVEKTYNEPSDVSVRSLLDAFWDAWQELSIHPDEVAARHAVIENAKALVDGIHGRYHALSSIRKMIEEDVQVTVNEVNDYIARIAHLNEQIVKVKAMGDNPNDLMDRRDLLVEKLAKLINITVDKRDPDEFTIHVGGRHLVQGKVYHPFILDPRPQNEGFSAVLWEGSTEEVRLEGGKLAALLELRDGDVRGEIQKLDTMTVNLVNLVNEVHRNAYGLNGQTGVDFFVEHPAVLNAVGNYDRNGDGEFDSTYLFRIHGTNVLDPNAQVGIEGVITLSGTEGDVQIAYYPTDTVQDIVNRINTSGAEVSASFDRLGRLVLKATPSGDVAFPDFVIRHVEDSGQFLSGYAGILGGSGPENAYDWETVDAVLTLRGGAEYGVAPFAHPSGWVVLNPEVERDPASVAAGFGQGGRPAPPGDGSAALAIANLRTEPVMIGRLMTFDDYFAEAVSEIGLKGQQAQIADETQKLIMKDLKDLRESISGVNIDEELAQMIKFQHGYAASARFISTFNSMLDLLINRMAV; from the coding sequence ATGCACTCCACGTTCATGAGCATAGAGATAGGAAAGAGGGGACTCCTCGCACACACGCAGGGCCTTGCGACCGTGGGACACAACATGAGCAACGCCTCCGTGGAAGGCTATTCGAGGCAGAGGGTGAACTTCGAGGCCATGGATCCCCTCTACATGCCCGGGCTCAATCGGGAGGAGACACCCGGCCAGATAGGGCAGGGGGTTTCCATCCAGTCGATCGAGCGTATTCGGGATGAGATACTCGAAGGACGTATCGCGGCCCAGACCAATGTGGGCGGGTACTGGGAGACGAGAAACTCCTACCTCCTCATGGTGGAGAAGACCTACAACGAGCCTTCCGATGTCTCGGTGCGGAGTCTCCTCGACGCCTTCTGGGATGCGTGGCAGGAGCTCTCGATCCATCCGGACGAGGTGGCGGCCCGACACGCGGTGATAGAGAACGCGAAGGCCCTGGTGGACGGGATACACGGCCGGTATCACGCACTCTCGAGCATCCGCAAGATGATCGAAGAGGACGTACAGGTGACGGTGAACGAGGTGAACGACTACATCGCCCGTATCGCCCACCTCAACGAGCAGATCGTGAAGGTGAAGGCCATGGGTGACAATCCGAACGATCTCATGGATCGGAGGGACCTCCTGGTAGAGAAGCTCGCGAAACTCATCAACATCACCGTGGACAAGCGCGATCCCGACGAGTTCACCATCCACGTGGGGGGGAGACATCTCGTCCAGGGGAAGGTATATCACCCCTTCATCCTCGACCCCAGGCCTCAGAACGAGGGATTCAGTGCCGTGCTCTGGGAAGGGAGTACGGAAGAGGTTCGCCTCGAAGGGGGTAAACTCGCCGCCCTCCTCGAGCTTCGGGACGGTGACGTGAGAGGAGAGATACAGAAGCTCGATACCATGACCGTGAATCTGGTGAACCTCGTGAACGAGGTCCACAGGAACGCGTATGGACTCAACGGACAGACTGGGGTCGATTTCTTCGTGGAGCATCCGGCCGTCCTCAATGCGGTGGGGAATTACGATCGCAATGGCGATGGAGAATTCGACTCCACCTATCTCTTCCGTATCCACGGCACGAACGTACTCGATCCCAACGCCCAGGTGGGTATAGAGGGGGTCATCACTCTCTCGGGGACCGAGGGGGATGTGCAGATCGCCTATTACCCCACGGATACGGTTCAGGATATCGTGAACCGCATCAATACCTCGGGAGCGGAGGTGAGCGCCTCGTTCGATCGTCTGGGAAGGCTCGTCCTCAAGGCCACTCCGAGTGGGGATGTGGCTTTCCCTGATTTCGTGATACGCCACGTGGAGGATTCCGGACAGTTCCTTTCCGGCTATGCGGGGATCCTTGGGGGTAGCGGTCCTGAGAACGCCTACGATTGGGAGACCGTGGACGCAGTGCTCACCCTGAGGGGCGGTGCAGAGTATGGAGTGGCACCGTTCGCACATCCTTCGGGATGGGTGGTCCTCAACCCGGAGGTGGAGCGGGATCCGGCGAGTGTGGCAGCGGGCTTCGGACAGGGGGGGAGGCCCGCGCCTCCGGGTGATGGATCGGCCGCCCTCGCCATCGCGAACCTCAGGACCGAACCGGTGATGATAGGCAGGCTCATGACGTTCGACGACTACTTCGCGGAGGCCGTATCGGAGATAGGTCTCAAAGGACAGCAGGCCCAGATAGCGGACGAGACCCAGAAGCTCATCATGAAAGATCTCAAGGATCTCAGGGAGAGTATCTCGGGAGTGAACATAGACGAGGAGCTCGCCCAGATGATCAAGTTCCAGCACGGATACGCGGCGAGTGCGCGTTTCATCAGCACGTTCAATTCGATGCTGGATTTGCTCATCAACAGGATGGCGGTGTGA
- a CDS encoding (deoxy)nucleoside triphosphate pyrophosphohydrolase has product MEERLTTAGVLLRGGKVLLALRREGGSVGGLWEFPGGKVRRGEAPEEALVRELREELGLEVEVRECIYTGSFRNGQVRYTLLGFLVETEGEPRLNEMHADLRWWDVGSVREEILVPSDRPLLKALLYRSKE; this is encoded by the coding sequence ATGGAGGAGCGGCTCACCACTGCTGGCGTCCTGCTGAGGGGAGGGAAGGTCCTCCTCGCCCTCCGGAGGGAGGGGGGATCGGTGGGTGGGTTATGGGAGTTCCCCGGAGGCAAGGTTCGCCGAGGGGAGGCTCCAGAGGAAGCACTTGTCAGGGAACTGCGTGAGGAGTTGGGCCTCGAGGTGGAGGTGAGGGAGTGTATCTATACGGGGAGCTTCAGAAACGGCCAGGTGAGGTATACCCTCCTGGGCTTCCTCGTCGAGACGGAGGGGGAGCCTCGGCTCAACGAAATGCATGCCGACCTGCGCTGGTGGGATGTGGGCTCCGTGAGGGAGGAGATCCTCGTCCCCTCTGACAGGCCGCTCCTCAAGGCCCTCCTCTACAGGTCGAAGGAATGA
- the glgA gene encoding glycogen synthase GlgA, with amino-acid sequence MRVLLVTSEFTPLAKAGGLGDAVAALAGALRAQDVDARVLLPRYQGMEVPESPKVEELKITMGSHTLWARILHVEVDRVPVLLLEHPLLFGSRKGIYTTTDHRDFPDNLFRFSFLSAAAYALARHGTWRPEVLHCHDWPTAPAVLYSARAGGDPPTVFTIHNLGYQGVFPLHQLPTMGITREEAERLDIVTGEAINLLRGAVVNADLLTTVSPTYAKEIQTPEFGYGLETILRERGERLRGILNGMDYDLWNPETDPHLPVQYSIETLERKEEVKRHLLSLAGLPDRGRPLVGMVTRLVHQKGLGLLCDPPDPALPQLLRLPLTMIVLGTGERRFEEYLRALASQYPNLSVHITFDEHLAHLIEGGADFFLMPSLYEPCGLNQMYSLAYGTIPVVSRRGGLVDTVEEVDIRKGSGTGFFIDPLTPHGIVETMRRICELYLTSPDLIRTIRENGMRRRFLWEDAARSYISCYREVRGSSD; translated from the coding sequence GTGCGAGTCCTTCTGGTCACGAGTGAGTTCACCCCCCTCGCCAAGGCAGGAGGATTGGGTGATGCAGTAGCCGCCCTCGCAGGCGCGCTCCGAGCACAGGATGTGGACGCGAGAGTACTCCTTCCCAGGTACCAGGGGATGGAAGTCCCCGAGTCCCCAAAGGTGGAGGAACTCAAAATCACGATGGGCTCACACACCCTGTGGGCCCGAATCCTGCACGTGGAAGTGGATCGGGTTCCGGTCTTGCTCCTGGAACATCCCCTCCTCTTCGGATCGCGGAAGGGGATCTACACCACCACGGATCACAGGGACTTTCCCGACAACCTCTTCAGGTTCTCCTTTCTCTCCGCTGCGGCCTATGCCCTCGCCCGCCACGGCACATGGCGGCCCGAGGTGCTCCATTGTCACGACTGGCCGACGGCTCCTGCCGTCCTCTACAGCGCCCGTGCCGGTGGAGATCCGCCGACGGTCTTCACCATACACAACCTGGGCTACCAGGGGGTCTTTCCCCTCCACCAGCTCCCCACCATGGGCATCACCAGGGAGGAAGCGGAGAGACTGGACATCGTCACCGGAGAGGCCATCAACCTCCTTCGCGGGGCAGTGGTCAATGCAGACCTACTCACGACCGTCTCGCCCACCTATGCGAAGGAGATCCAGACCCCCGAATTCGGATACGGGTTGGAAACGATACTCAGGGAGAGAGGGGAAAGACTCCGGGGCATCCTCAACGGGATGGACTACGATCTCTGGAACCCGGAGACGGATCCCCATCTTCCTGTGCAGTACTCCATCGAAACGCTGGAAAGAAAGGAAGAAGTGAAGCGGCACCTCCTCTCCCTCGCCGGTCTACCGGACCGGGGACGTCCCCTCGTCGGCATGGTCACACGCCTGGTGCATCAGAAGGGACTCGGTCTCCTCTGTGATCCCCCCGACCCCGCCCTTCCCCAATTGCTCCGGCTCCCCCTCACCATGATCGTTCTGGGCACGGGGGAACGGAGGTTCGAGGAATACCTCAGAGCCCTCGCCTCCCAGTACCCCAATCTCTCGGTGCACATCACCTTCGACGAACACCTCGCCCACCTCATAGAAGGGGGAGCGGACTTCTTCCTCATGCCGAGCCTCTATGAACCATGCGGTCTCAACCAGATGTACTCCCTCGCCTACGGCACCATCCCGGTGGTGAGTCGGCGCGGCGGGCTCGTGGACACGGTGGAAGAAGTGGACATCCGGAAGGGGAGCGGCACCGGATTCTTCATCGATCCGCTCACCCCCCACGGTATTGTGGAGACCATGAGACGGATCTGTGAGCTCTACCTCACATCCCCGGACCTGATCCGCACCATCCGAGAGAACGGCATGCGAAGACGCTTCCTCTGGGAAGACGCCGCCCGGTCGTACATCTCATGCTACCGGGAAGTGCGGGGATCATCCGATTGA
- a CDS encoding glycoside hydrolase family 3 protein — MSRGGHAPLLLLLLPWMLPAGPASFWDLTEEEIPSFLEAMSDEETISQVFLIGYDGETPDPRILQWIGRYNLGGIKIFGRNAERLLPVVRSVAAYQEKALAHRSGIPLLVATDQEGGWVRHIKGETVETPGNMAIGATRLPYEAYQTGLLIGKELRALGITMNFAPTVDVYVNPEAHVIGPRSFGSDPRLVATLALSFYHGSLDAGVIPVAKHFPGHGNARGDSHGELPVVEDDLATLWERDWLPYRILIREGLPAVMVGHLNFPLLSKNDLPATLSSHVISLLREKLDFQGLVITDDLYMMGARVAGEDIPHIVVEALSAGNDMVLLSRPPHPGDPVWEAVLSRYRNDPEFRKRIQTSVRRILTLKIRYLKAMGPKGLIPSEETLREAFPDEETAEAFGEQALRAVTMVRSGKVPLSPGGDARVLLVGQHTRFLSIGKEYFPHADTFQFSYLPFYFASEQVKARLSRLVQQYDLVIYCLMNPNSLEVLASLEEWGPRIAVLSTLTPVYLAEVPWVDTAVAVYGTSEECYRGGFLALMGKLTPTGTLPISLTPSSGAPP, encoded by the coding sequence ATGAGTAGAGGGGGACACGCCCCCCTCCTTCTTCTCCTCCTCCCATGGATGCTGCCGGCCGGTCCCGCTTCGTTCTGGGACCTCACGGAGGAGGAGATCCCTTCCTTCCTCGAAGCCATGTCCGACGAGGAAACGATCAGTCAGGTCTTCCTCATAGGCTACGATGGCGAGACCCCCGACCCCCGGATCCTGCAGTGGATCGGGCGCTACAACCTGGGCGGCATCAAGATCTTCGGGAGGAACGCCGAGCGCCTCCTCCCGGTGGTGAGGAGTGTGGCGGCCTACCAGGAAAAGGCGCTCGCTCACCGTTCCGGCATCCCCCTCCTCGTCGCCACCGACCAGGAGGGCGGATGGGTCCGCCACATAAAGGGGGAGACCGTAGAGACTCCCGGGAACATGGCCATCGGCGCGACCCGCCTCCCCTACGAGGCCTATCAGACCGGCCTCCTCATCGGAAAGGAATTGAGGGCACTGGGGATCACCATGAACTTCGCCCCCACCGTGGACGTGTACGTCAACCCCGAAGCCCACGTGATAGGGCCGAGATCCTTCGGATCGGATCCCCGGCTGGTCGCCACCCTTGCGCTCTCCTTCTACCATGGGAGCCTGGACGCCGGGGTGATCCCGGTGGCCAAACACTTCCCGGGACACGGGAACGCCCGCGGGGACTCCCACGGCGAGCTCCCCGTGGTGGAAGACGACCTGGCCACCCTCTGGGAGAGGGACTGGCTCCCCTATCGGATCCTCATCAGGGAGGGGTTGCCCGCCGTCATGGTAGGACACCTCAACTTTCCCCTTCTCTCCAAGAACGACCTGCCCGCCACCCTCTCTTCCCACGTGATCTCTCTCCTCAGGGAGAAACTCGACTTCCAGGGGCTCGTCATCACGGACGACCTCTACATGATGGGGGCCCGTGTCGCGGGTGAGGACATCCCCCACATCGTGGTAGAGGCTCTCTCGGCAGGCAACGACATGGTCCTCTTGTCACGACCTCCTCATCCCGGAGACCCGGTCTGGGAGGCCGTGCTGTCGAGATACCGGAACGATCCCGAGTTCAGGAAACGAATACAGACCTCCGTGAGGAGGATCCTCACGCTCAAGATCCGATACCTGAAGGCCATGGGACCAAAAGGCCTCATCCCCTCCGAGGAGACCCTGCGGGAGGCCTTCCCCGACGAGGAAACCGCGGAGGCGTTCGGGGAACAGGCCCTCAGGGCCGTCACCATGGTAAGGAGCGGGAAGGTGCCGCTCTCCCCTGGAGGCGATGCACGAGTACTCCTCGTGGGCCAGCACACCAGGTTCCTCTCCATCGGGAAGGAATACTTCCCCCATGCGGACACCTTCCAGTTCTCCTATCTCCCCTTCTACTTTGCCTCCGAACAAGTGAAGGCCCGACTCTCCCGTCTCGTCCAGCAGTATGATCTGGTCATCTACTGTCTCATGAATCCCAACAGTCTCGAGGTCCTCGCCTCGCTCGAAGAATGGGGGCCACGAATCGCGGTGCTCTCCACCCTCACACCGGTGTACCTCGCCGAGGTCCCCTGGGTGGACACGGCGGTGGCCGTATACGGTACGAGCGAAGAGTGTTACCGGGGTGGCTTCCTCGCCCTCATGGGCAAACTCACCCCAACGGGGACGCTCCCCATCTCCCTCACCCCCTCCTCCGGAGCACCTCCCTGA
- the flgN gene encoding flagellar export chaperone FlgN, with product MVVLAHIMERTLEQMVRVVDEMLDLQESLRNALFEREWVEVEEKVTALLEKSQALQMLEEDRTRVYAELLAELELPPDTPLRTALRYIDPPEAQGIEDVAGRLRERLFRVRGLGEVIARYAEASYAAVYACLRDLFPDRFLGGYGKDGRRSQSESSLLIDTRL from the coding sequence ATGGTAGTCCTGGCCCATATCATGGAGCGGACGCTCGAGCAGATGGTGAGAGTGGTGGATGAGATGCTAGATCTACAGGAGAGTCTGAGGAACGCACTCTTCGAGAGGGAGTGGGTCGAGGTTGAAGAAAAGGTGACGGCTCTCCTCGAGAAGAGCCAGGCCCTCCAGATGCTCGAAGAGGACAGGACACGTGTCTATGCGGAGCTTCTCGCTGAGCTCGAGCTTCCGCCCGATACGCCCCTCCGGACGGCCCTCCGATACATCGACCCGCCTGAGGCGCAGGGCATAGAGGATGTGGCCGGGCGCCTCCGGGAACGACTGTTCAGGGTACGCGGCCTGGGTGAGGTGATCGCCAGGTATGCCGAGGCCTCCTATGCCGCAGTGTACGCCTGCCTCAGGGACCTCTTTCCCGATCGGTTCCTGGGGGGATACGGCAAGGACGGGAGGAGGTCCCAAAGCGAGTCCTCGCTCCTCATAGATACACGGCTTTAG
- the trxB gene encoding thioredoxin-disulfide reductase: MTPDHDVIIVGAGPAGLAAAQYAARAALDTLVIEQMAPGGQALIIDTLENYPGFPEPISGFELAQRFETQARNFGASFLNATVKRISKKEKVFEVETTKGVLTSYAVILASGAAHRKLGIPGEKEYTGRGVSYCATCDGPFFKGKRMLVVGGGDAACDEAMYLSKLTDKIVHIHRRDRFRAQKALAQRVLNNPHIEVRFNTVAVEIRGEEVNGVKKVSSVLLKRVDTGETYEEPIDAVFIFIGSDPQTGFVEGVEKDESGYIITNQEMMSSIPGLFAAGDVRNTPFRQIVVGAGEGAVAAHCAAKYIDELKGEAYE; encoded by the coding sequence ATGACACCCGACCATGACGTGATCATCGTTGGGGCAGGTCCCGCTGGGCTTGCCGCAGCTCAGTACGCCGCCCGTGCAGCCCTCGATACCCTGGTGATAGAGCAGATGGCACCAGGCGGGCAGGCGCTCATCATCGACACCCTGGAAAACTATCCAGGATTCCCGGAACCCATCTCGGGCTTCGAGCTCGCCCAACGTTTCGAAACCCAGGCGAGGAACTTCGGCGCTTCCTTTCTCAACGCCACGGTGAAACGTATTTCCAAAAAGGAAAAGGTGTTCGAAGTCGAGACGACGAAGGGGGTGCTCACCTCCTACGCGGTGATCCTCGCCTCGGGGGCAGCACATCGGAAGCTGGGGATCCCGGGAGAAAAGGAATATACCGGTCGTGGGGTGTCCTACTGTGCGACCTGCGACGGTCCCTTCTTCAAGGGGAAGCGGATGCTCGTGGTCGGCGGGGGAGACGCCGCGTGCGACGAGGCGATGTATCTCTCCAAGCTCACGGACAAGATCGTCCATATCCACAGACGCGATCGTTTCAGGGCGCAGAAGGCCTTGGCACAGAGGGTGCTCAACAACCCTCACATCGAGGTCCGGTTCAACACCGTGGCGGTGGAGATAAGAGGTGAGGAAGTGAACGGGGTGAAGAAGGTCTCCTCCGTGCTCCTCAAACGGGTGGATACAGGAGAGACCTATGAGGAACCCATCGATGCGGTCTTCATTTTCATCGGCTCCGATCCCCAGACCGGTTTCGTCGAGGGAGTGGAGAAGGACGAATCCGGATACATCATCACGAATCAGGAGATGATGAGCTCCATTCCCGGTCTTTTCGCGGCCGGCGACGTGCGCAACACCCCCTTCCGTCAGATCGTGGTAGGTGCGGGTGAAGGGGCGGTCGCAGCCCACTGTGCAGCGAAGTATATCGATGAACTCAAAGGGGAAGCCTATGAGTAG